One Zymoseptoria tritici IPO323 chromosome 3, whole genome shotgun sequence genomic region harbors:
- the CYP-67 gene encoding putative P450 monooxygenase (P450 with unknown function. Both multiple seq alignment and NJ cluster analysis and local similarity search did not identify characterized P450 significantly similar to this model. A putative salicylate esterase and an aromatic-ring hydroxylase are found next to this gene.. ...) produces the protein LLLTLLRRYLALRTIPGPFLASLTDLWLALRIWRGEYFVDIVSELHKAYGPVVRTGPNRVSFASAEAIPEIYGTSKVYSKAASYQPMTLLAKGQEIPTIVTLRDEKRVTEIKRHVSNGFAQSTWLKQEHQIDGTIDILLDQLRKRAGTVISLNKWLSFWGFDTLTMLAFSDMQGHMEAGAEVDKTSAGAKARFDHWRAWALLPSLEALLYKNRFVQSFQKPSSGLAKLAMKRIEERKASTDEDAPDQDLLGRYLAASKKAPDMIGSRDVMALTISTIHAGSETVAHTSSFALAYALDKMEIFQKLEQEILTAGIRSSPAAYADVEKLPYLDAIIREALRFSASPNTMERTIPPAGAEICGVALPGGTDVSVAKPCTSRDESIFGPHADQFDPERWLHADEQQRREMEHATLAFSFGRRVCIGQHLARIEMKKLIATVVREFKVSGL, from the exons CTTCTCCTAACGCTCTTGCGACGTTATCTCGCCTTGCGAACGATACCTGGACCTTTCCTCGCATCGCTCACTGATCTATGGCTAGCGCTGAGAATATGGCGCGGCGAATATTTCGTAGACATTGTGTCTGAACTCCACAAAGCATACGGACCTGTTGTTCGGACGGGACCGAATCG gGTCTCTTTTGCATCCGCGGAAGCCATACCGGAAATTTATGGCACTTCGAAAGTCTACTCGAAG GCAGCATCATACCAGCCAATGACACTTCTGGCCAAGGGTCAAGAGATTCCCACAATCGTCACTCTTCGAGACGAGAAGCGTGTCACTGAGATCAAAAGACATGTATCGAATGGGTTCGCCCAAAGCACATGGCTCAAGCAGGAACATCAGATCGACGGgaccatcgacatcctcctcgatcaGCTTCGCAAAAGAGCAGGCACGGTCATCTCTCTCAATAAATGGCTGAGCTTCTGGGGATTCGACACGCTTACAATGCTTGCATTCTCTGACATGCAAGGCCACATGGAAGCCGGCGCAGAAGTCGACAAAACTTCTGCCGGTGCTAAAGCTCGCTTCGATCATTGGAGAGCTTGGGCTCTGCTGCCCTCGCTTGAAGCTCTCCTGTACAAGAACCGCTTTGTGCAAAGCTTCCAGAAGCCGTCGAGTGGTTTGGCGAAACTAGCCATGAAACGCATCGAGGAGCGAAAGGCATCCACGGACGAGGATGCACCCGATCAGGATCTGCTAGGCCGATATCTGGCGGCCAGCAAGAAAGCACCTGATATGATAGGATCTCGAGACGTGATGGCTCTGACAATCTCGACCATCCACGCTGGCTCTGAGACGGTGGCCCATACATCGTCTTTTGCTTTAGCGTACGCACTGGACAAAATGGAGATTTTCCAAAAGCTTGAACAGGAGATCTTGACTGCTGGTATTCGGAGCTCTCCGGCAGCATACGCGGATGTTGAGAAGCTACCATATCTTGATGCGATCATCCGTGAAGCATT ACGTTTCAGCGCATCTCCGAATACCATGGAGCGAACCATTCCTCCAGCAGGCGCGGAGATCTGCGGAGTAGCCTTACCTGGTGGGACGGACGTCTCTGTCGCCAAACCTTGCACCTCTCGTGACGAAAGCATCTTTGGACCACATGCGGATCAGTTCGACCCCGAGAGGTGGCTGCATGCCGACGAGCAGCAAAGAAGAGAGATGGAACACGCTACGCTGGCCTTCAGCTTCGGGAGGAGGGTCTGCATCGGGCAGCATTTGGCAAGGATTGAGATGAAGAAATTGATCGCCACCGTTGTGAGGGAGTTCAAGGTGAGTGGACTC